TTTTAATAAAAGCTTCAAGCGGCGATTGGAATTTCCAGACCTTCAAAATATGTTTTATCAGGCGTATTATTCTTAAAGCTCTGGTGAGGCCTTTTTGTGTTGTAGAACCTCAGATAATCGCCAATTTTGTGTCTCGCTTCTGACATGCTTCCATAGGCCTTCAGATAAA
Above is a genomic segment from Desulforegula conservatrix Mb1Pa containing:
- a CDS encoding integrase core domain-containing protein, giving the protein MSEARHKIGDYLRFYNTKRPHQSFKNNTPDKTYFEGLEIPIAA